The DNA segment AGATGTGTATAAGAGACAGGGGGCGTTCTGCTGGAAGCGTTTGAACGTAACGGGGCGGGGCGGCACCCGGTTGTTGAGAGAGAAGCTGATGCGTGGCGAGGGCGTGCGGGATGAAATAGCGGGCAATCGCGATGGCGGCTTCCATGGTTTGCTCGCTGATTTCGAGTTCATTGGCATCGTTGATGCTGTGCAGAATCGCGGCGATGCGCAGCGTGTTGCCAGGCAAGTGATCGGCCCAGGCCGCCAACATTTCGAGCGGACCGTCGATTTGCATCATCGTTTCGACTTCCGCCTGCCAAGCTTCCCACCGCTGCCGTGCGGCGCTGGTTAAGGTGAACGTGATATCAAACTGGCGGGCGGCAAGCGAGCGGATGAGCGTATCGTATTGCTGCAGAACTTCGCCTGGAATCGGCTGCGGTGGGGCAGGGAGTTGCGTGGGATCTCTGGCAGGCCAGGCGAACAAAAACGCATCGAGCACGCCACGGGTTCGGCGCCCCCGGCCATGCCGCAGGCCAGCTACCTCCGTTTCGGCCAACATGGCGGAGCAGGTGATCGCCGAGCGCCGCACAAAGCAGCGTTCGCCGCCGCGCAGATCGAGCGTTAGTTCTTCCCCGCGATAACCTTTCCGGTACAACGCTTGCTCGGCCAGGCTGCGGCGCGAGGTGCTACCAGAAAGCAAATCGCGGGCGGCCGAGTCGGTCGAGAACCGCGCGAGCCGCCCGTTTTGTGCGGCCAGCATGGTGCTTAGTTTCTCGGTGGTGGTGTCGTCGAATAGCAGCCGAGGAAGCGCTGGCACACGGTTTTCATCGACTTGTTTCGAGAATTCGATTGCTGCTTCACGATACTTTTGGATGTCACCGGCGGCCTGCTTTTCGCGTTGTCGGAGGCGAATTTTCGCTTGCCGTAAAATCGATTGGGCCTCGATGCGAGGGACGCGGGCCTGATCGATTTGCTCTGCTTCAAGCGACTGCAGCGGCTGCTTGGCCTGGGCGAAGACGTCAGCCTCGCGGCTGAGTCCTTGCGTGATCGAAGCGACGAACAAGGTGGCCGGCTGTTCGGTCCCTGGCCGCGCCGCCACCCGAAACCGGCCTGCGATCGCCGCACTGCAAACCCCCAGGCAAGTCACCGCAGCCAGATCGACCAACGTCTGCGTGGCAACCGCCGCCGCTTCGACATAGGTCCGCAACCTCGCAGGCAACGCCTCGACCGGAAAGCGACCTTGCCGCGCCGTCGCGGGCATGTCTGGTGAAAGGGAATCGCCTGGCCCACATGCGGCAGGCTTGGCCAGTTCGAGGTTGGCAATAACCGGTTCTGACAAACGCATCGCGAAATTCTCTGCGGGTGGAAAGGCCTGATATAGATGAGCTTCGTTTGCCCGTTTTCGCAAAAGAGTGTTCACCCGTCGAGCATTTTTTTTGGGGGCAGAAACTGGAGAGAGTCTTGTAGGGTGCGTCTTGACGCACCAAGCCCTGCGAGTCAGGTTAGCAAGAAACCGACCGCGTGGTAACGCACAATGCGGTGTATTGCGTTACCACGCGATTTGTAGTCGCAAGCGGTTCAGCAAACTCTGGTGCGTCGAGACGCACCCTACGAGACTAGGTTGGCAATAACCGGTTCTGACAAACTCGCACGATTGCGGTTGGTGATGCACTGCGGCGGAAGTATATTGGGCTCGCCAATATGGGCATAATGCTAGCGGGCACGCTTCATATTCAGGGAAGGGGAATGAGATGCGTCGATTTTGGGCCGGTTGCTGGGTGATGGTGTTGGTCGGGCTGATGGGCTGGGCTGGTTTTGTGTGGGGAGAAGAGGCCGAAGAGCGGCTGGAAGCGCGGATTTTTTTTACCGAAGGGGCAGGCGGGCCGCTACGAGAAAGTGCCGAATTTCAAACCGAGGAAGACCCTCACGCCTTCTTATGGATCACCGGGCTACGTCCTCGCCCGCAAGATCATGGCCGAGCAAGCATCGCAGGGATGCTAAGTGCTTATAAGCCTGACGGCACGTTGCTTACGGAATCCCCTTTCAGTGCTGACAAGTATATGGAACTGCTAGGCCCCGGTGCTGAAGTGATTTATTTACAGACGAACGTCAACGGCAACGATTATTCGTCTGGCCCGCATAAGATTGTGGCCGAGGTAGTGCATAACGAAACTGGCAAGCGGGTGACTGCCTCGCGCGAATTTTTTATTAAGCCGGTCGAGAAGCTATCGATCATTCAGTATGAATTTGGCTATAGAAGTGACAAATCGATCTCCCCTGGTATGTTCCTCCAAGCAGGCCGCCCGCATGTTTTGAATCTTCAGTTACTGAAATTTGGATTGAAAGACGGTCAGGCTCGCCTGCGGATTTCGATGATGGGATGCGACCAGCAGGGCCAGCCAATTCAAGCCGAGCCCATGGTGCAAGAGAGGCAACTCACGGCTGAGATAGAAGAAGGGCACTACCTCATCGGCAAACTCTCGCTTCCCTTTGTCCCCAATCGGGCTGGCCAGCACTTTATCCGCGTGACGGTTGATGACTTAAACAGTGGCGAGAAAACGACACGCGACATTCCTTGCCCCGTGGTCAGCGTGTTTGGCGACGCTGAGCAAGCGGTGCCAACGCCGCCGCCTGGTTTGCTGTGGTTAGAGGCCTGTTTAACCAATGGCGAGCATGGTTCGCTTCGTCAAGGTAATACTTACTACGCCAACGATACCATCTATTCCCAGATACGCATTGCCGGGCTGAAGACGAACGCTCATGGTATCGGCAAGCTTGCCCTGCGTGTGACGGTGAGCGATGAAACCGGCCAGCTACTTTTTGAAAAGGAAGTCGAGGAGTTACCCTATCATCTAATGCACGATCGCAACGTGTTCGAGTTTTCTTTCTGGCAGAAAACCAATTTCCCAGAAACGTTGTCTGGCCCGGTAACTTGGACGCTGCAAATTACCGACCAGATAAGTGGCGCCACCGGTTATCTCTCGAAAGAAGTGGTGGTGAACCCTGACACGCAGTTGCACGCCACGGGGTACGAGTTTTACCTGTGGGAAGACTCGGATATCCCCGCTGGCAACCTATTTACCGTCGGCAGGCCGTACCACCTGCGCGCAACTGTGGTTGGGACGGAACTCAAGAACTCGACCCGCGACATCGAAGTGAAAATGATCGGCGTCGACCGCCAAGGCAATCGCCTGTCCGACTTCGAGCTAAGCACTTCCCAACCAATCGCCTTCTCACGCTTTAGCGAGCCTGCCAAAAACCTAGACATAAAACTACCATTCCGCCTCAACCGCAGCGGCAAATACGCCCTACGCCTGATCGTGACCGACAAACACAGCGGCCAAGTAACCTCAGAAGACATCCCCATCGAAGTCGTCGGCCTCGGGCCGAATGACTTGAAGGAGTGAAATGACGAAGTTGTTCATCGTTTTGCAGTTCGCATTTCTCTTTTTCACACTAGCGATCTATGGGACGACGGTTGTCCCTGGGCATCCGCTAGAGAGATATCGCTTGGCGATTTTCATGAGCATGACAGCAGTGTTTGTCATGTTATGCGTCTTATGGTATCTGTCAGGTTTTCACGCTCGAATAGCGCTGCTTATTGTCTCCCCACTCATGACAATTCAGGCGGAGCTACTAAGTCCTTCCGCCATGGCAATCGCCTATTCGGTCGAGGCCATTGTGCTGATGTGTCTGGCATTCTTCTGTGTCATGAGGAATGTCCTTTCTCTTTCTCCCGGCAGATGATGGGGTTATGGCTGCCTGAGCTCGTAATTCAGCATGGCAACAGCGAGGTCGGCTGAGGAAGCCAGGGTGCCATGCTGCAGACAAGCCAAATCACTAAGCAGCAGGCAACCCGTCTTTGCTGGCATTACGCGTCTACTGCATGCTCACGCAGACGTGAACATGGCACCCTGGCCTTGCTCCTCGGGTGCCCCGGGCATCTTGCCCGGGTGGTCCTGCGAACCGGGTACCCACTTCGCACGGGCAGGCAGGATGCCCGTGGCACACAGATTTAGCCAAGTAGGCTGGATTAGCCAGCAAAGACAAACTGGCGACCGGCTTCCGGCTCTCGTGTACGATACAATCAGCAACGCAAAAGCCAAGCAAGAGGTTGCCTGCCGATGATTTGGCTACGGGCGGGTTGAAATCGCTGGGTTACGCTTTTGCTAACCCAGCCTACCGAACTTAGTCACGCACCTCTGAACCTCGTTGTGGGTGCTCTAGTTTTCGGTAGGTAATCTCCGAATCCTTGGCGAAGCAATTATCGAGTCCCTTTTCCTTCAAGAACTTGAAAAATGAATCCTCGTCGGCATCTAAGCGGGCACGCTGATAGCTGTTTCCATACAGATTTCGATCGACGATCTTGCCCGAGATTGTTCCGGTTTTCACGCCCTGCCGAAAGACCTCGGGGTCTGGACGTCGAAGTGTAATGATGCCGTCTGTAAAGTTGCTGACCACGAAAAAGAAGAACTCATCGCTTTCCCCAGGAATTCTAAAAAAGACAAACGTACGGTTTTCATTAGTTGTTAAGACAGCCTCAGAATTAATCGCAACATATTGCCCTCTCTTTTCATCGAATTCCAAGAACCCGATAAGTAGACGATTTTCGAACTTCTTTATGTGGATCAACTCGCCGTCTGGTGATTGCCAGACGCCTGTTAACTGATCCTGTAATTGACGTTCAATGGGGTTCCCGTGAGGAGATGTCACGGAGGGGGTCACACATCCTGCCAGGAATGTTATCGTTAGTAATGCTAATAATCTCATCGTGCATATGACCTTTGTCATTCGGACTATTTATTGATGCCAGCGCCGGTAATCCAACATGGCAACGGACCGAATTGCCACGAATCCGGGGCTTCCGCTGGCCGCCCCTCTTGGATTGATGGCGCAGAAGTCAATAATCAGCCAGGGTGCCATGCTCATGTCTTCATGAGCATGCGATGCTGCAGACAATTCCCTACTTATTCCCAAGAGCCAAATCACTAAGCAGCAGGCAACCCGCCTTTCCGGCATTACGCGTCAACTGCATGCTCACGGAGACGTGAACATGTCACCCTGGCCATCGTGTAAGATACAATCAGCAACACAGAAAGCCAAGCAAGAGGTTGCCTGCCGGTGGTTGGGCTATGGGCGGGTTGGAATTGCTGGGGTATGCTTTCGCTAACCTGGCCTACCGGACTGAATACGTAAGCCCTGCGGAGCAACGCAGATCGGTTGCTGCAAACGATAGGTAACTCAGCTAGGACTCACTGGCCCTCTAACGATCTTCAACAATATCGAGTTCGAAGCCGCGGTCGACGACAGCCGGGATAATGTAAACAAATGTCTGATACACTTTCTGCAAATATTGATTGGTGGTTATTTCGTATCAGCTTTTCATTTGGCGCGGCAGGTGGAATCGCTTTTTCCACTATGCTCTATCGCCCGTTTACAGTGTTCCCACAATACATCGGTGAACATCCGACAACCCACTATCTGCCTGCTGTACCAGGTGCAATGATCCTTGCTTTGTCCTGTGGCTTTGCGTTTACCACGTCCTTAGTGGCACTTGCCATTAAAACAAATGCGTGCAATTATCTTGTGTCGTGTAAAGCACCAAGAAATGCGAAACTTCTATGCACCTTTTACATGGGGCTGTCGATCGCTTTCACAATCTGTTTCATGGCGAGTTTGGATTCGCCAAGTGACTGGCCGTTTTGGCCTGTCGTTTTCGCCTGGAGTCTCGGGGCATACTGGGGACTGGGGGATTCACACCCAATGAGAATTGTTTATCAGCGACTGATCTTGCTTTCCCCTCGGCCTATTTGGATTGCATCCTATTGCTTGCTGCTAACAGGAAACACTATTGGCATTGTATTAACAGGCGGTAGTGAATTGACTGCATTGCAGTATGTCTCATTTGTTAATATCACCATTATAAGTGTATTGCTTGGTGTTGGCCTGATATTCCTCTCTGAGAGGGCTCGCAAGAATTTTCCCTGAAGATGGCAGGTGCAACTTCGACTTTGCTCGATTTAGCGGTAAGTTTACATGGCAATCGCCGGGTGCCCCGGGCATCTTGCCCGGGTTTGGATGCCGTTTCGCTTTTCTGAAGTCCATGACTGCTAGAGGCAAACTGGCCACGGACTGCATAGCAGCAGAAACCCGCCTGACTCTGCCGCTGCTAAATTGCCTAGTTGGGCACGTCCCTGCTTCCCAAGACACGGGCCAGAGGCACCGTGACACACCGAGAGGTGTCATTAGGCAGTACCATGCGTTAACACGCAATTTGTAGGCGCAAACGGTTCAGCAAATTCTAGTGCGTCGAGACGCACCCTAAGGGACTATGAGAAGAGATGGCGAGACACTTATCGGCGGCTATTTGGGCAAGACAAGTTCCCGGGCAATCGTGAGCATTTGAGAGGAGGAGGCGGTTCATGAGACCTGACATCTGTGTGGTTCTAGGTGGTGTTGGCTTGATTAAAGGCAGCATTCGCCATGCCGGTCCAGTAATGGTAGAGATTTCTCAAGAACTGAATCCTTATTTGGTAAAGGATAAGTTCTTGGCAGATGCACCGTTTGATCTACTCAGCGGTATCATTCGTTATGGAACAATGTTCGACCCCCATGCTGAAGTGGGCCCAATCGACAAACGCAATAACGAACTGCCGTTTGCAATGGAAATCGAATTGGCACCCCTAAAACGTGCATCGAGGGAAGAGGTAAAAGCTGAATTCCTGAAAGCTTTGATTCCAGCCTTGTTCGCAATCTCATTAGAGTACGAGTTGCCGGTTAGCGGTCTGACAGCATTCGCCGAGTCAAAGGGCTTTGCAATTTCAAAGGATTAAGGTTCGATAATCCAATGGCGACGATTTCCGATTAAGCAATTTGCTACGAGAGAGGCTCTTGCGATTGAATTCTCTCTGGATGCCTCGGGCCCGTGTCTTTGCCGCACCAGTTACACCGTCTACCAGTACGACCTGTTCAACCGGCTGATCGGGCGAGAGCTTGATAGCGACGGGGATGGCATTGTCGACCTGACCGACACGACCAGCGTCGCCAACCGAATCGTAGAAGAATCAGATTCGGCCCATGGTTGGGGTAAATTCGCGGGAGCGTTTGGAGCAGAAACTCTTGCTGGGTTCGGAGCTGCCGAGCTTGTGGAATGGGCGGGGGGACTATTCGGTAAAGGAGCCAATGCCCTAGACAAGGCGGCTGATACGGCCAAGGCAGTCAATCTAGTTAACAAGGTGGCAGAAGGAACTGCCAAGGGGTAGGGCAAGGGCTTGCCAGGGAAGCATTAGAAAATGTAGATTGTCCTACGAATGGAGTTGCACCAACAACAAATCCTAGAACTCGCTTGCCTCGTACTCAAGGTCAGTGGGTGGATGGCACACCGGGCAATGGGGTATGGCGGTCTGATATTCCAGAGGTTAATGCCATCACTGGTGGCAAGCCTGTTCAGTTTGTGAATGGTCGCCCGGTCTTCACGCCTTGGTCGAAGGGACAGGTCAAATTCAAGCCTGGACAGCTTGATGGCTCACAAGCTGATTTCAATGCAGTGTATGACTACATTGCCAAGCAAAAGGGCTTGTCGAGTCGAAATGCCGCTAAGAACTATCTGCGAGAGGCTGGCCTCACTCCTCATCACTTGGACAACACAGCAATCCAGTTAATCCCGTCCGATCTTCATGGAAACATTCCACACATCGGTTCGGCGTCGGACCTTAGAGGGGGATTCTAAAATGGCTTTCGACAAGCTTTCACAACTTGGGCCACGATTGCTTGGTGAGAAGTCCAGCGACTCAGAAGGTGCAATCAAATCAGCGGTGCAAGTTCTACCGATTTCGGACAGCTATCGAGAGATGCTGCTGACATTTGGAGGTGCAGTTGTCTTCGACAATGGGGCGAAGTTTGCATCAGATGAGAAGTCGCCTCTGAATGACAAAGATGGCTACCAGAGCCTTGAAGTTCTTTATGGCTTGGGCAATGGAAAGAACTGTATTGAGCAGAAAGCTGCACAATATGCTGGTGAACTGCCAACCTCATTTGTGCCCATTGGTGAATCGTCGGGTGGGAACTTGATCTGCGTTGATGGTGATGGAGCCGTTCATCTGTGGAACCATGAAAGCCAACGAGGTGAAGGGACGTGGCGAATTGCAGCTTCCATTGACGAATTCGTGAATCGGCTTGAACCGGATGATTCGGAAATCGGCAGCACCGAAGGAATCATCGAATCGGAATCATTCCTCGACTTCTAGTTCTTCGGCTTCTGCATCACGGTCTTCGTACGGGTGGCACTGGCGAATGAAACCTCTCTGTGTGCCACGGTGCCTCTGGCCCGTGTCTTTGATGCACCAGTTACACCGTCTACCAGTACGACTATCG comes from the Bremerella cremea genome and includes:
- a CDS encoding DUF3987 domain-containing protein, which translates into the protein MRLSEPVIANLELAKPAACGPGDSLSPDMPATARQGRFPVEALPARLRTYVEAAAVATQTLVDLAAVTCLGVCSAAIAGRFRVAARPGTEQPATLFVASITQGLSREADVFAQAKQPLQSLEAEQIDQARVPRIEAQSILRQAKIRLRQREKQAAGDIQKYREAAIEFSKQVDENRVPALPRLLFDDTTTEKLSTMLAAQNGRLARFSTDSAARDLLSGSTSRRSLAEQALYRKGYRGEELTLDLRGGERCFVRRSAITCSAMLAETEVAGLRHGRGRRTRGVLDAFLFAWPARDPTQLPAPPQPIPGEVLQQYDTLIRSLAARQFDITFTLTSAARQRWEAWQAEVETMMQIDGPLEMLAAWADHLPGNTLRIAAILHSINDANELEISEQTMEAAIAIARYFIPHALATHQLLSQQPGAAPPRYVQTLPAERPLSLIHI
- a CDS encoding SMI1/KNR4 family protein: MAFDKLSQLGPRLLGEKSSDSEGAIKSAVQVLPISDSYREMLLTFGGAVVFDNGAKFASDEKSPLNDKDGYQSLEVLYGLGNGKNCIEQKAAQYAGELPTSFVPIGESSGGNLICVDGDGAVHLWNHESQRGEGTWRIAASIDEFVNRLEPDDSEIGSTEGIIESESFLDF
- a CDS encoding HNH endonuclease, producing MPRTQGQWVDGTPGNGVWRSDIPEVNAITGGKPVQFVNGRPVFTPWSKGQVKFKPGQLDGSQADFNAVYDYIAKQKGLSSRNAAKNYLREAGLTPHHLDNTAIQLIPSDLHGNIPHIGSASDLRGGF
- a CDS encoding Imm39 family immunity protein codes for the protein MRPDICVVLGGVGLIKGSIRHAGPVMVEISQELNPYLVKDKFLADAPFDLLSGIIRYGTMFDPHAEVGPIDKRNNELPFAMEIELAPLKRASREEVKAEFLKALIPALFAISLEYELPVSGLTAFAESKGFAISKD